One Punica granatum isolate Tunisia-2019 chromosome 3, ASM765513v2, whole genome shotgun sequence genomic window carries:
- the LOC116199646 gene encoding protein MANNAN SYNTHESIS-RELATED 1-like isoform X1 codes for MLYSPKVAAFIQPSLSHWPSLLHSRLYIQTQNSTSRERERGESEREMGVDLRQVVAGILTVTMFVMLGNMIKREHFDSAEKKLPGVREDTTYDSSEHVITVTRKNAVGPWKEDDEELKRCWSNPNLEASDDSKGFITFSLTNGPEYHVSQVADAVVAARHLGATLVLPDIRGSEVGDKRSFGDIYDVHKFIRSLNGVVKIARQQPSDLPETLAVVKVPNRVTRDHVIKDVEPIFKKRGSIRLATYFPSVNMRGPTQKSETDSIACLAMFSALELRPEVQEVVDSIVERLRALSRKSDGQFLAVDIRVEMLSKKSCQTGRSCYGAREIAEFLQKVGFDKDTTIYLTQSRWDNSLNALKDIFPKTYTKEGIVPADKKAKFLGSENSEFEKVIDYYICAQSDVFVPAISGLFYANVAGKRIASGKTQILVPTNIKDSSAPPTEFISSYVAKKNHLAYSCFC; via the exons ATGCTATATAGCCCCAAAGTTGCGGCTTTCATTCAGCCCTCACTCTCTCACTGGCCTTCTCTGCTCCATTCTCGTCTGTACATACAGACACAGAATTCCacatcgagagagagagagagaggggagagcgagagagagatgggTGTTGATCTGAGACAAGTGGTGGCAGGAATCCTGACTGTGACCATGTTCGTGATGCTGGGGAACATGATCAAGAGGGAGCATTTCGATTCTGCTGAA aaaaagctCCCTGGAGTGCGAGAGGACACAACTTATGACAGCAGCGAACATGTCATTACTGTTACCCGGAAAAATGCAGTGGGCCCATGGAAGGAGGATGATGAAGAGCTGAAACGATGTTGGAGTAATCCTAATTTGG AAGCTTCAGATGACTCAAAGGGTTTCATCACTTTTTCACTAACCAACGGCCCTGAATACCACGTCTCACAG GTTGCTGATGCTGTAGTAGCGGCAAGGCATTTGGGAGCCACTCTGGTACTCCCAGATATTCGTGGAAGCGAAGTGGGCGATAAGAG GAGTTTTGGAGATATTTATGATGTGCACAAATTCATAAGGAGCCTCAATGGGGTGGTGAAAATAGCGAGACAGCAGCCTTCTGATTTGCCAGAGACACTTGCAGTCGTGAAGGTCCCCAACAGAGTCACACGAGACCATGTTATCAAGGACGTAGAACCGATATTTAAGAAAAGGGGCAGCATCAGGCTGGCAACTTACTTTCCATCGGTGAACATGAGGGGACCTACCCAGAAGAGCGAAACTGATTCAATCGCATGCTTGGCAATGTTTTCTGCCCTGGAATTGCGGCCAGAGGTTCAGGAAGTGGTCGATTCGATAGTGGAGCGTCTGAGGGCTCTCAGTAGGAAGTCCGATGGGCAGTTTCTGGCTGTGGATATAAGGGTAGAGATGCTCTCAAAGAAGAGCTGCCAAACAGGTAGAAGCTGTTATGGTGCTCGAGAGATCGCTGAATTCTTGCAGAAGGTTGGGTTCGATAAAGATACAACAATCTACTTGACTCAGTCAAGGTGGGATAACAGCCTCAATGCCCTGAAAGATATCTTCCCCAAAACCTATACAAAG GAGGGGATAGTGCCTGCAGACAAGAAGGCGAAGTTCCTCGGATCTGAAAATtcagaatttgaaaaagttaTCGATTACTATATCTGTGCTCAGAGTGACGTCTTTGTACCAGCAATCTCGGGTCTGTTCTACGCTAACGTTGCTGGGAAAAGAATCGCTTCTGGGAAGACACAGATTCTTGTTCCCACTAATATCAAGGATTCATCAGCACCACCTACTGAATTTATCTCCAGTTACGTGGCCAAGAAGAACCATCTGGCGTATTCGTGTTTCTGCTGA
- the LOC116199645 gene encoding calcium-transporting ATPase 9, plasma membrane-type-like codes for MPGGQREDLEAGLRSGPGPGFEDPENSEVALADPFDIADTKNASHETLRRWRQAALVLNATRRFRYTLDLKMEEQKDQRRRMIRSHAQVIRAALLFRMAGEQQLDLAAKVATPTDIGAGGDYAVGLEQLASMNRDQNVSTLMRYGGVRGISDLLKTNVETGISGDEADIAKRRIAFGSNTYPRKKGKGFLRFLWDAVQDLTLIILIVAAAASLALGIKTEGIEEGWYDGGSIAFAVLLVIFVTAISDYRQSLQFQNLNEEKRNIQLEVMRDGRMVNVSIFDIVVGDVVPLRIGDQVPADGILINGHSLAIDESSMTGESKIVHKDHKSPFLMSGCKVADGVGTMLVTGVGINTEWGLLMATISEDTGEETPLQVRLNGVATFIGIVGLAVALSVLTILLARYFTGHTRNADGQVQFIRGKTSVSDIVDGVIKIVTIAVTIVVVAVPEGLPLAVTLTLAYSMRKMMADKALVRRLSACETMGSATTICSDKTGTLTLNQMTVVEAYVGGKKIDPLDSSSQLHGSVSSLLYEGIAHNTQGNIYTPKGGGDVEVTGSPTEKAILSWAVKLGMKFDEVRADSKDIHVFPFNSEKKRGGVAIKRANSDVYIHWKGAAEIVLASCTRYLDLEGNLQSMGAEKESLKQAIDDMASRSLRCVAIAYRPLDADTVPSDEESLNKWELPEDNLVFLAIVGIKDPCRPGVKEAVRICTLAGVKVRMVTGDNIQTARAIALECGILSSEADVAEPVVIEGKTFRALPEKEREQIAKKITVMGRSSPNDKLLLVQALRKGGDVVAVTGDGTNDAPALHEADIGLAMGISGTEVAKESSDIIILDDNFASVVKVVRWGRSVYANIQKFIQFQLTVNVAALVINVLAALTSGDVPLNAVQLLWVNLIMDTLGALALATEPPTDELMHRSPVGRREPLITNIMWRNLVVQAVYQICVLLVLNFCGKTVLHLNDEPAEHANKVKNTMIFNTFVLCQIFNEFNARKPEEMNVFAGVTKNNLFMAIVGMTAVLQVIIVEFLGKFTSTVRLSFTLWLVSVAIGIVSWPLAVAGKLIPVPRTPMSRLCMKPFKRCKSSRAS; via the exons ACTTAGCTGCGAAGGTGGCAACTCCAACTGATATAGGTGCTGGGGGCGACTATGCAGTTGGGCTTGAGCAGCTTGCTTCCATGAACCGTGATCAGAACGTATCAACTCTAATGCGATATGGAGGG GTTAGAGGTATATCAGATTTGCTGAAGACAAATGTAGAGACGGGCATTTCGGGGGATGAGGCTGACATAGCGAAGCGGAGGATCGCTTTTGGATCCAACACTTATCCACGAAAGAAGGGGAAGGGCTTTCTG AGGTTCCTTTGGGATGCTGTGCAAGATTTGACCCTCATCATACTAATTGTAGCCGCTGCAGCTTCGTTGGCCTTGGGAATTAAGACAGAG GGTATTGAAGAAGGATGGTATGATGGTGGAAGCATAGCATTCGCTGTTCTTCTCGTTATTTTTGTCACAG CAATCAGTGACTACCGGCAGTCTTTGCAGTTTCAGAActtgaatgaagaaaaacgAAACATTCAATTGGAG GTGATGAGAGATGGGAGGATGGTGAATGTCTCGATATTCGACATTGTTGTTGGGGACGTTGTGCCACTGAGAATAGGTGACCAG GTCCCGGCAGATGGAATCTTAATCAATGGCCATTCTCTCGCAATTGATGAATCAAGCATGACAGGAGAAAGCAAGATT GTCCACAAAGACCATAAGTCGCCCTTTCTAATGTCAGGTTGCAAAGTTGCTGATGGAGTCGGCACGATGCTG GTGACCGGTGTCGGAATTAATACGGAATGGGGTCTGTTGATGGCTACCATATCTGAGGATACTGGTGAAGAGACGCCTCTGCAG GTACGGTTGAACGGAGTCGCCACATTTATAGGCATCGTAGGTCTCGCTGTAGCTCTCTCTGTGCTCACCATACTCCTCGCCCG ATACTTCACCGGACATACAAGGAATGCAGATGGGCAAGTTCAGTTCATCAGGGGCAAGACTAGTGTTAGTGACATCGTAGATGGAGTGATAAAGATCGTGACCATTGCA GTCACAATTGTAGTCGTTGCGGTGCCCGAAGGACTTCCTTTAGCTGTTACCTTAAC ACTGGCTTACTCCATGAGGAAAATGATGGCCGATAAAGCCTTG GTTCGTAGACTTTCGGCCTGTGAAACCATGGGCTCTGCCACAACGATTTGCAGTGATAAGACAGGAACTCTAACTCTAAACCAG ATGACGGTTGTCGAGGCGTATGTAGGCGGGAAAAAGATAGATCCACTCGACAGCTCCTCGCAGTTGCATGGATCTGTCTCTTCTCTGCTCTATGAAGGCATTGCCCACAACACCCAGGGGAACATCTATACACCGAAG GGCGGTGGAGATGTTGAAGTTACTGGATCTCCCACGGAAAAAGCCATCCTTTCATGGGCTGTTAAG TTGGGAATGAAGTTCGACGAAGTTAGAGCAGATTCAAAAGATATCCATGTGTTCCCATTCAACTCGGAGAAAAAACGGGGTGGTGTTGCCATAAAACGG GCTAACTCTGATGTCTACATACACTGGAAGGGAGCGGCTGAGATAGTCTTGGCCTCTTGCACAAGGTACCTTGATTTAGAAGGTAACTTGCAAAGCATGGGTGCAGAAAAG GAATCCTTGAAACAAGCCATTGATGACATGGCCTCAAGAAGTTTGCGGTGTGTTGCGATTGCTTACAGACCATTAGATGCCGACACTGTTCCATCGGATGAAGAGAGCTTAAACAAGTGGGAGCTCCCCGAAGACAACCTTGTTTTTCTGGCCATTGTTGGTATTAAG GATCCTTGCCGTCCCGGTGTCAAAGAAGCTGTGAGAATATGTACACTCGCTGGGGTCAAG GTCCGGATGGTCACTGGCGACAACATCCAAACAGCAAGGGCAATAGCTCTCGAGTGTGGAATCCTCAGTTCAGAAGCTGATGTTGCCGAGCCTGTTGTCATCGAGGGAAAGACATTCCGTGCTCTTCCAGAGAAGGAAAGAGAACAAATCGCCAAGAAAATAACG GTCATGGGACGGTCTTCTCCCAATGATAAGCTATTGCTCGTACAAGCATTACGCAAAGGGGGAGATGTTGTTGCTGTTACTGGGGACGGGACAAATGATGCTCCTGCACTTCATGAG GCAGATATAGGTCTCGCTATGGGCATATCAGGAACTGAAGTTGCGAAAGAGAGCTCCGACATCATTATCCTAGACGATAATTTTGCCTCCGTTGTAAAG GTTGTTCGATGGGGTCGTTCTGTTTATGCAAACATCCAGAAATTCATCCAGTTCCAGCTCACTGTGAATGTCGCAGCTCTAGTTATCAATGTTTTGGCTGCTTTAACTTCGGGTGATGTTCCATTGAATGCAGTGCAG ctTCTGTGGGTTAACCTTATTATGGACACTCTTGGGGCCCTCGCACTTGCTACTGAACCGCCGACGGACGAACTCATGCACAGATCACCAGTTGGTCGAAG GGAACCCCTCATAACGAATATCATGTGGAGGAACTTAGTTGTCCAG GCCGTGTACCAAATCTGTGTCCTCCTTGTCCTGAACTTCTGTGGAAAGACTGTCCTTCACTTGAACGATGAACCTGCCGAACACGCCAATAAAGTAAAGAATACGATGATATTCAATACGTTTGTCCTCTGTCAG ATCTTCAACGAGTTCAATGCCCGAAAGCCCGAGGAGATGAATGTCTTCGCTGGAGTGACCAAGAACAACTTGTTCATGGCCATTGTCGGGATGACTGCTGTGCTTCAA GTTATAATCGTCGAATTCCTTGGGAAATTTACTAGTACAGTGAGGCTCAGCTTTACACTGTGGCTTGTATCTGTAGCAATCGGGATTGTGAG TTGGCCTCTGGCGGTAGCTGGAAAACTCATCCCGGTTCCCAGGACTCCCATGTCCAGGTTGTGCATGAAGCCCTTCAAGCGATGCAAGAGCTCTCGGGCTTCTTAA
- the LOC116199646 gene encoding protein MANNAN SYNTHESIS-RELATED 1-like isoform X2 gives MLYSPKVAAFIQPSLSHWPSLLHSRLYIQTQNSTSRERERGESEREMGVDLRQVVAGILTVTMFVMLGNMIKREHFDSAEKKLPGVREDTTYDSSEHVITVTRKNAVGPWKEDDEELKRCWSNPNLASDDSKGFITFSLTNGPEYHVSQVADAVVAARHLGATLVLPDIRGSEVGDKRSFGDIYDVHKFIRSLNGVVKIARQQPSDLPETLAVVKVPNRVTRDHVIKDVEPIFKKRGSIRLATYFPSVNMRGPTQKSETDSIACLAMFSALELRPEVQEVVDSIVERLRALSRKSDGQFLAVDIRVEMLSKKSCQTGRSCYGAREIAEFLQKVGFDKDTTIYLTQSRWDNSLNALKDIFPKTYTKEGIVPADKKAKFLGSENSEFEKVIDYYICAQSDVFVPAISGLFYANVAGKRIASGKTQILVPTNIKDSSAPPTEFISSYVAKKNHLAYSCFC, from the exons ATGCTATATAGCCCCAAAGTTGCGGCTTTCATTCAGCCCTCACTCTCTCACTGGCCTTCTCTGCTCCATTCTCGTCTGTACATACAGACACAGAATTCCacatcgagagagagagagagaggggagagcgagagagagatgggTGTTGATCTGAGACAAGTGGTGGCAGGAATCCTGACTGTGACCATGTTCGTGATGCTGGGGAACATGATCAAGAGGGAGCATTTCGATTCTGCTGAA aaaaagctCCCTGGAGTGCGAGAGGACACAACTTATGACAGCAGCGAACATGTCATTACTGTTACCCGGAAAAATGCAGTGGGCCCATGGAAGGAGGATGATGAAGAGCTGAAACGATGTTGGAGTAATCCTAATTTGG CTTCAGATGACTCAAAGGGTTTCATCACTTTTTCACTAACCAACGGCCCTGAATACCACGTCTCACAG GTTGCTGATGCTGTAGTAGCGGCAAGGCATTTGGGAGCCACTCTGGTACTCCCAGATATTCGTGGAAGCGAAGTGGGCGATAAGAG GAGTTTTGGAGATATTTATGATGTGCACAAATTCATAAGGAGCCTCAATGGGGTGGTGAAAATAGCGAGACAGCAGCCTTCTGATTTGCCAGAGACACTTGCAGTCGTGAAGGTCCCCAACAGAGTCACACGAGACCATGTTATCAAGGACGTAGAACCGATATTTAAGAAAAGGGGCAGCATCAGGCTGGCAACTTACTTTCCATCGGTGAACATGAGGGGACCTACCCAGAAGAGCGAAACTGATTCAATCGCATGCTTGGCAATGTTTTCTGCCCTGGAATTGCGGCCAGAGGTTCAGGAAGTGGTCGATTCGATAGTGGAGCGTCTGAGGGCTCTCAGTAGGAAGTCCGATGGGCAGTTTCTGGCTGTGGATATAAGGGTAGAGATGCTCTCAAAGAAGAGCTGCCAAACAGGTAGAAGCTGTTATGGTGCTCGAGAGATCGCTGAATTCTTGCAGAAGGTTGGGTTCGATAAAGATACAACAATCTACTTGACTCAGTCAAGGTGGGATAACAGCCTCAATGCCCTGAAAGATATCTTCCCCAAAACCTATACAAAG GAGGGGATAGTGCCTGCAGACAAGAAGGCGAAGTTCCTCGGATCTGAAAATtcagaatttgaaaaagttaTCGATTACTATATCTGTGCTCAGAGTGACGTCTTTGTACCAGCAATCTCGGGTCTGTTCTACGCTAACGTTGCTGGGAAAAGAATCGCTTCTGGGAAGACACAGATTCTTGTTCCCACTAATATCAAGGATTCATCAGCACCACCTACTGAATTTATCTCCAGTTACGTGGCCAAGAAGAACCATCTGGCGTATTCGTGTTTCTGCTGA